A stretch of the Coprobacillus cateniformis genome encodes the following:
- a CDS encoding tyrosine-type recombinase/integrase — translation MFLEMVFNEFINDKIIDVVDSTIETIENRYKIIDKYFHKIDIESVNNKNVVREFQKYLLKDCNYSVSHTNHIVGLLKQIFKFAKEMGIIECNRIASIPTIKKQVKIVEEKNVWNLKQYNDFRSNINVIRDKVIFDMLYYLGLRKGELLSLKWSEIDFYNKKIRILSTASRKKKIGQVITPPKTLNGNRTLIMNDSLYNLLFDYYMSLRKRYGNIDELFVVGNVKMMSFSVLQRLLDKYQKMVDLPKITLHGFRHSHATMLAELTTDIKSVSKHLGHESIETTVDIYYHSSNKSQERLARIIEDKIQAENKGQFEVLKNAIERLLVGAIGSSDYTSSELDRIIHMYDYVRKEEIIS, via the coding sequence ATGTTTTTAGAAATGGTTTTTAATGAATTTATAAATGATAAGATAATTGATGTTGTTGATTCTACAATAGAGACAATAGAAAATAGATATAAAATTATAGATAAATACTTTCATAAAATTGATATAGAAAGTGTTAATAATAAAAATGTAGTGAGAGAGTTTCAAAAATATTTATTAAAAGATTGTAATTATAGTGTAAGTCACACAAATCATATAGTCGGATTGTTGAAACAAATATTTAAATTTGCAAAAGAAATGGGAATTATTGAATGCAATCGTATAGCTAGTATACCGACAATAAAAAAACAAGTTAAAATAGTAGAAGAAAAAAATGTTTGGAACTTAAAACAATATAATGATTTTAGATCTAATATTAATGTGATAAGAGATAAAGTCATATTTGATATGCTTTATTATTTAGGATTAAGAAAGGGTGAGTTGCTTTCGTTAAAATGGAGTGAAATAGATTTCTATAATAAAAAAATTAGAATACTTTCAACAGCAAGCAGAAAAAAGAAAATCGGTCAGGTTATAACACCACCAAAAACGTTAAATGGAAATAGAACATTAATAATGAATGACAGCTTATATAATTTATTATTTGATTATTATATGTCATTGAGAAAAAGATATGGCAATATTGATGAACTGTTTGTAGTAGGTAATGTTAAGATGATGAGTTTCAGTGTATTACAAAGATTATTAGATAAATATCAAAAAATGGTTGATTTACCAAAAATAACCTTACATGGGTTTAGACATAGTCATGCGACTATGCTTGCAGAATTAACAACAGATATAAAAAGCGTAAGCAAGCATTTGGGACATGAAAGCATAGAAACAACTGTTGATATATATTATCATTCATCTAATAAATCACAAGAAAGATTAGCAAGAATAATTGAGGATAAAATACAAGCAGAAAATAAAGGACAGTTTGAAGTTTTGAAAAATGCAATTGAAAGACTTTTGGTTGGAGCAATAGGTTCAAGCGATTATACAAGTTCTGAATTAGATCGAATTATACATATGTATGATTATGTACGAAAGGAGGAGATAATAAGTTAA
- a CDS encoding transposase, which translates to MARKKVIDKQFKLDAVQYRKDHPELTFEQVAKNLGISNSSIHRWCKQFSDTKVKNESKDENRDLFRGSGNFSSDDAKELARLKKENRDLKDAVEILKKAMSIVSSQ; encoded by the coding sequence ATGGCAAGGAAAAAAGTGATAGATAAACAATTTAAATTGGATGCAGTTCAATATAGAAAAGATCATCCTGAATTAACTTTTGAACAAGTAGCTAAAAACTTGGGAATTTCCAACAGCTCAATTCATAGATGGTGTAAACAGTTTAGTGACACAAAAGTCAAAAATGAAAGTAAAGATGAAAATAGAGATTTATTTAGAGGATCAGGAAACTTTTCGAGTGATGACGCAAAAGAACTTGCTCGTTTAAAAAAAGAAAACAGAGATCTGAAAGATGCCGTTGAAATATTAAAAAAAGCTATGAGCATAGTAAGCAGCCAGTAA
- a CDS encoding sugar O-acetyltransferase produces MTEKEKMLAGEIYDCGDPELLELWYLGKNLARDYNLADANNIEDKKKILKQLLGGFGENLWITAPFYVDYGCHIYLGDNCEINMNCTFLDDNQIIIGNHALIAPNVQIYTAFHPTHYLDRFGDSVDTQFNFCKTMTAPVIIGDNVWIGGGAIIMPGVTIGDNVVIGAGSVVTKDIPSNVIAYGNPCQVKRENKRR; encoded by the coding sequence ATGACAGAAAAAGAAAAAATGTTAGCTGGTGAAATTTATGACTGTGGAGATCCAGAGTTGTTAGAACTTTGGTATTTAGGGAAAAATTTAGCGAGAGATTATAATCTCGCAGATGCAAACAATATAGAGGATAAAAAGAAAATATTAAAACAACTACTAGGTGGCTTTGGTGAAAATTTATGGATTACTGCACCATTTTATGTTGATTATGGTTGTCATATTTATCTTGGTGATAATTGTGAGATCAATATGAATTGTACCTTTTTAGATGATAATCAAATTATTATTGGTAATCATGCTTTGATTGCACCAAATGTTCAAATATATACTGCTTTTCACCCTACTCATTATTTAGACCGCTTTGGAGATAGTGTTGATACTCAATTTAATTTTTGTAAAACAATGACTGCTCCTGTTATTATAGGTGATAATGTATGGATTGGTGGTGGCGCTATTATTATGCCAGGAGTCACAATTGGTGATAATGTTGTCATTGGAGCAGGTAGCGTTGTCACAAAAGATATTCCTTCAAATGTTATTGCTTATGGAAATCCTTGCCAAGTGAAACGTGAAAACAAACGTCGATAG
- a CDS encoding AraC family transcriptional regulator has translation MKQTELTITDYNLKDTVEHGSEEFPIQYYVDELYCYSKQMIPLHWHSDLEFYLAYGGPIQIQIGKTIIDLIEGDAIFINANVLHSFQQINFQDKCQCPNIVFSHEMIAPSYSIIYKKFIQCIILNTELPYFVLHQDCQWQQDILLMLDKLFSILQKYGLVPSYYGEYPTLPFQNEDIEIVCYEMEIQSILNKIWQLIYLHLEDIPKVSIKHNKHILQVRTQKMLQFIHDHYSLPISLQDIACAADISKSEAARCFQSYLHDSPVHYLLNYRLKQAKQALQKSEDPIVEIAEKCGFQSASYFGKIFHREMGMTATEYRFKNHK, from the coding sequence ATGAAACAAACTGAGTTAACAATTACAGATTATAATTTAAAAGATACTGTTGAACATGGTAGTGAAGAATTCCCCATCCAATATTATGTAGATGAATTATATTGTTATTCAAAGCAGATGATTCCACTTCATTGGCATTCAGATTTGGAATTTTATTTAGCTTATGGAGGCCCAATACAAATTCAAATTGGAAAAACTATTATTGATTTAATAGAAGGAGATGCTATATTTATAAATGCCAATGTTCTTCATTCATTTCAACAAATCAATTTTCAAGATAAGTGTCAATGTCCAAATATAGTATTTTCACATGAAATGATTGCTCCATCCTACAGTATTATCTATAAAAAATTTATTCAATGTATTATTCTGAATACAGAATTACCTTATTTTGTTTTGCATCAGGATTGTCAGTGGCAACAGGACATACTTTTAATGTTGGATAAACTTTTCTCAATATTACAAAAATATGGCTTAGTGCCAAGCTATTATGGTGAATATCCTACTTTACCATTTCAAAATGAAGACATTGAAATCGTTTGTTACGAAATGGAAATACAGAGTATTCTGAATAAAATCTGGCAGTTAATTTATCTTCATTTAGAAGATATTCCAAAAGTTTCTATAAAGCACAATAAACATATTTTACAAGTGAGAACACAAAAGATGTTGCAATTCATACATGATCATTATTCATTACCTATATCTTTACAAGATATTGCTTGTGCAGCTGATATTAGCAAAAGTGAAGCTGCACGCTGTTTTCAATCTTATTTACATGATTCACCAGTTCATTATCTATTGAACTATCGTTTAAAACAGGCAAAACAGGCTTTGCAAAAGAGTGAGGATCCTATTGTAGAAATTGCTGAAAAGTGTGGATTTCAATCAGCTAGTTATTTTGGAAAAATCTTTCATCGGGAAATGGGTATGACAGCAACTGAATATAGATTTAAAAATCATAAATAA
- a CDS encoding S8 family peptidase: MYNDYKNQFVAGKVIVALDRSIDSMNNPEYDLSLILSQINYEKVEIIFHSKNNLGDIILIHLKDKTHLAVIDAIETLSTNPFVVYAEPDYIEEIFKLSNDPLYRELWGTQKVKASSAWDYTTGSSDIVVGVIDTGIDYNHPDIRENMWISPNREIYYGWNFADNNENSIDLDGHGTHVAGTIGAVGNNGIGITGICWDVKVVSMKFGLDVASAIASIDFANEFHIPILNASWGGRAYSQALKYAIEQYEGLFIAAAGNDGTNNDYNPVYPASYDCQNIISVAATTPYDNLARFSNYGVRNVDIAAPGTGILSLDLYGDYSPLNGTSMAAPHVAGAAALLKSYMPNISSLELKNIILSTATPIPQFIGKVLTGGILDVKTMFAFASTFKQTNDYNFKTQ, encoded by the coding sequence ATGTATAATGATTATAAGAATCAGTTTGTTGCAGGGAAAGTCATCGTTGCATTAGATAGAAGCATTGATTCTATGAATAATCCAGAATATGATCTTAGTCTTATTCTCAGTCAAATCAATTATGAAAAAGTAGAAATTATTTTTCACTCTAAAAATAATTTAGGTGATATTATTCTTATTCACCTTAAAGATAAAACTCATTTGGCAGTGATTGATGCTATTGAAACACTTTCTACCAATCCTTTTGTTGTTTATGCAGAACCAGATTATATTGAGGAAATTTTTAAACTTTCTAATGATCCACTCTATCGTGAACTTTGGGGAACACAAAAAGTCAAAGCTTCATCTGCTTGGGACTATACGACAGGAAGTTCTGATATTGTTGTTGGAGTTATAGATACAGGGATAGATTATAATCATCCTGACATAAGAGAAAATATGTGGATTTCTCCAAATAGAGAAATCTATTATGGATGGAATTTTGCTGATAATAATGAAAATTCTATAGATTTAGATGGACATGGAACACATGTTGCAGGAACAATTGGAGCGGTAGGTAATAATGGAATTGGAATAACAGGTATCTGTTGGGATGTCAAAGTTGTGTCGATGAAATTTGGTCTTGATGTCGCCTCTGCAATTGCATCGATTGATTTTGCAAATGAATTTCATATTCCTATTCTTAATGCCAGTTGGGGTGGTCGTGCATATTCCCAGGCTTTAAAGTATGCAATTGAGCAATATGAAGGTTTATTCATAGCTGCTGCTGGAAATGATGGCACAAACAATGATTACAATCCTGTCTACCCTGCTTCTTATGATTGTCAGAATATTATCTCTGTTGCAGCAACAACCCCTTATGATAATCTTGCACGCTTCTCCAACTATGGTGTTAGAAATGTCGATATTGCTGCTCCTGGAACAGGCATCTTAAGCCTTGATTTATATGGTGATTATAGTCCTCTCAATGGGACTTCTATGGCAGCACCTCACGTTGCTGGTGCAGCAGCACTTTTGAAATCATATATGCCAAATATATCTTCCTTAGAGTTAAAAAATATTATATTGTCTACAGCAACTCCAATACCTCAATTCATCGGTAAAGTCTTGACAGGAGGTATTCTAGATGTAAAGACAATGTTTGCATTTGCATCTACCTTTAAACAAACCAATGACTATAACTTCAAAACACAATGA
- a CDS encoding DUF1349 domain-containing protein, protein MIYKNLKWLNESQYHEIDNGIEIYAPEHTDYFVNPVNHDVITSAPFLYQEVTGDFILRAKVSHDFLSTYDACVLLAQDHDRLWAKACFELTDIGTHSIVTVMTNEHSDDANGVIVDTQEIWLQLARKDNMFAIHYSLDGRIFSMARLTYLPMRKTIKVGFSAQSPLGDGGMRCFTNILFKKKRLTDIRNGNDLPLI, encoded by the coding sequence ATGATATACAAAAATTTAAAGTGGTTAAATGAAAGTCAATATCATGAAATAGATAATGGAATTGAAATCTACGCACCTGAACATACTGATTATTTTGTTAATCCAGTTAATCATGACGTCATAACATCTGCTCCTTTTCTTTATCAAGAAGTGACAGGTGATTTCATCTTGCGAGCAAAAGTAAGTCATGACTTTTTATCAACATATGATGCTTGCGTTCTACTCGCCCAAGACCATGATAGATTATGGGCAAAAGCATGTTTCGAGTTGACTGATATAGGGACTCATTCAATCGTAACTGTTATGACAAATGAACATTCAGATGATGCAAATGGCGTTATTGTAGACACTCAAGAGATATGGCTGCAACTGGCAAGAAAAGACAATATGTTTGCTATTCATTATTCTCTAGATGGAAGAATATTCTCTATGGCAAGACTAACCTATTTACCAATGAGAAAAACAATTAAAGTTGGTTTTTCTGCTCAATCCCCATTAGGAGACGGTGGAATGAGATGTTTTACAAATATTTTGTTTAAAAAGAAAAGATTAACAGATATTCGAAATGGCAATGATTTGCCATTGATATAA
- a CDS encoding IS256 family transposase, protein MAKIKRDPKAVALAQEIVDHYNPESVEDMDEALKEIFGPLFESMLQGELNNHLGYSPHSKESKSTTNRRNGYGNKSLITTRGEIDIEVPRDRDATFEPKLIPKRSRDVSAIENKVLAMYARGMSQRDISNTIDDIYGFSISADTISDITDSILPELENWQTRPLEKCYAFMFVDCMYVTIRSDYETKEYAVYTILGYNLKGHKEVLGLWLNESESKHKWMQIFDEIKSRGVEDVFFISMDGVSGLEQGAKSIFPNVVVQRCIVHLIRNSIKYVPSKDYKVFTSSLKKVYGAPTLKACKSAFESFRQQWSQYPGAVDVWVRNFNHVEQLFDYGAAIRKIMYTTNAVEAIHSSFRKVTKKGAFPNENALLKLLYLRVKELDQKWVSGHVPNWSMVMNQLLINDKFTERVNKYLIY, encoded by the coding sequence ATGGCGAAAATAAAAAGAGATCCTAAAGCTGTTGCTTTAGCACAAGAAATAGTAGATCATTATAATCCTGAATCGGTAGAAGATATGGATGAAGCACTAAAAGAAATATTTGGTCCTTTATTCGAAAGTATGCTTCAAGGAGAATTGAACAATCACTTAGGATATAGTCCTCATTCTAAAGAATCTAAAAGTACAACCAATCGAAGAAATGGTTATGGTAATAAATCATTGATAACTACTAGAGGTGAAATTGATATCGAGGTTCCTAGAGATAGAGATGCAACATTTGAACCTAAGTTAATTCCTAAACGTTCTAGAGATGTATCTGCGATAGAAAACAAAGTACTTGCTATGTACGCTAGAGGAATGTCCCAACGAGATATTTCCAATACCATTGATGATATATATGGGTTTTCAATCTCTGCAGATACCATCTCTGATATAACGGATTCTATTCTACCAGAACTAGAAAACTGGCAGACTAGGCCATTAGAGAAGTGTTATGCATTTATGTTTGTAGATTGTATGTACGTAACTATTAGGAGCGATTATGAGACTAAAGAATACGCAGTATATACAATTCTTGGTTACAATTTAAAGGGGCATAAGGAGGTGTTAGGATTATGGTTAAATGAAAGCGAGAGTAAACATAAGTGGATGCAGATATTTGATGAGATTAAATCTAGAGGAGTGGAAGATGTATTCTTTATTTCTATGGATGGAGTATCTGGTTTAGAACAGGGAGCTAAATCGATATTTCCAAATGTAGTGGTACAAAGATGTATTGTTCATTTAATAAGAAATTCTATTAAATATGTACCAAGTAAAGATTATAAAGTATTTACGAGTTCATTGAAAAAAGTATATGGTGCTCCTACATTAAAAGCCTGTAAAAGTGCCTTTGAATCCTTTCGACAGCAGTGGTCACAATATCCAGGGGCAGTAGATGTTTGGGTTAGAAACTTCAACCATGTGGAACAGTTATTTGATTATGGCGCAGCTATTAGAAAGATTATGTATACGACTAATGCAGTAGAGGCTATTCATTCCAGTTTTAGAAAAGTGACAAAAAAAGGCGCTTTCCCAAATGAAAACGCACTTCTTAAATTACTGTATTTACGAGTGAAGGAACTTGATCAAAAGTGGGTATCAGGTCATGTGCCTAATTGGTCAATGGTCATGAACCAACTTCTGATCAATGATAAGTTCACCGAAAGAGTTAATAAATATTTGATTTATTAA
- a CDS encoding sensor domain-containing diguanylate cyclase: MYHKIKTITIFSMNFDIQNALTQMLETKKHINYNIETLSNYNENYQNSDIIICDLPVLCLLNYRNQMKENTYLFYISDYKNDLCNDYYEVADEVLIRPIQLEYLNKRVHQIYQNMKQGEDLWLNNTYLNVLIDSMPDLVWFKDINGIHMKVNDVFCQTVGKKKKEIEGKDHCSVWDVKIDDCAKTEDIVKKEKKTCQFNELVKSRNGLRQFRTYKSPLFNPDGELIGTVGIGHDITDLENMSTEMEILFNSMPYAVLLRNQDGVILNINKKFEEYFHTVKNKIIGKTYDDWYHSLLIQQKYMKREDNGKIFLSYEDEERILDMSYEKVYDIFKNHIGELCIYRDTTEAFLLEQQLSNNSHTDFLTGLYNRRYFYEYYSEHHSFDQISILYVDLDHFKIVNDTYGHQIGDEVLKISAQILHKLFPNDTITRLGGDEFLVLKYGIISKQELIEQGNNLIIALQEQFKKSRYYYNLSASVGISYTTDNQKIVDELIKESDTALYEAKQTGRSKCCIFHK, translated from the coding sequence ATGTATCATAAAATAAAAACAATTACTATTTTTTCTATGAACTTTGACATACAAAATGCCTTAACCCAAATGTTAGAAACTAAAAAACATATCAATTATAATATTGAGACATTATCAAATTATAATGAAAATTATCAAAATAGTGATATAATTATATGTGATTTACCAGTATTATGCCTTTTGAACTATCGTAATCAGATGAAAGAAAATACTTATCTTTTTTATATTAGTGATTATAAAAATGATTTATGCAATGACTATTATGAAGTTGCAGATGAAGTACTTATACGTCCTATTCAACTCGAGTATTTAAATAAACGTGTTCATCAAATTTATCAAAATATGAAACAGGGTGAAGACCTTTGGCTCAACAACACATATTTAAATGTATTAATTGATAGTATGCCTGATTTGGTTTGGTTTAAAGATATCAATGGTATTCATATGAAAGTTAATGATGTTTTTTGTCAAACAGTAGGAAAAAAGAAAAAAGAGATCGAAGGAAAAGATCATTGTTCAGTATGGGATGTTAAAATTGATGATTGTGCCAAAACTGAAGATATTGTGAAAAAAGAAAAAAAGACATGTCAATTTAATGAACTCGTTAAAAGCCGAAATGGTTTGCGTCAATTTAGAACCTATAAATCACCATTATTTAATCCGGATGGTGAGCTGATAGGAACAGTAGGAATTGGTCATGATATTACAGATTTAGAGAACATGAGTACAGAAATGGAAATTCTTTTTAATAGTATGCCTTATGCAGTATTATTGAGAAATCAAGATGGAGTCATTCTGAATATCAACAAAAAGTTTGAAGAATATTTTCATACTGTTAAAAATAAAATTATAGGTAAAACGTATGATGATTGGTATCATAGTCTCTTGATTCAACAAAAGTATATGAAAAGAGAAGATAATGGGAAAATTTTTCTATCTTATGAAGATGAAGAGCGTATTCTAGATATGAGTTATGAAAAAGTATATGATATCTTTAAGAATCATATTGGTGAACTCTGTATATATCGAGATACTACTGAAGCATTCTTATTAGAACAACAGTTAAGTAATAATTCTCATACTGATTTTTTAACTGGTTTATATAATAGAAGATATTTTTATGAATATTATTCAGAGCATCACTCGTTTGACCAGATTTCTATTCTTTATGTAGATTTAGACCATTTTAAAATAGTTAATGATACATATGGTCACCAAATTGGTGATGAAGTCCTTAAAATAAGTGCTCAAATACTACATAAGCTTTTCCCAAATGATACAATTACTCGTTTAGGAGGAGACGAATTTCTTGTTTTAAAATATGGTATTATAAGTAAACAGGAATTAATTGAACAAGGTAATAATTTAATTATAGCTTTGCAAGAACAATTTAAAAAAAGTAGATATTATTATAATTTATCTGCGAGTGTTGGAATTTCTTATACAACTGATAACCAAAAAATAGTTGATGAACTTATTAAAGAAAGTGATACAGCATTATATGAGGCTAAGCAAACAGGAAGATCAAAATGTTGTATATTTCATAAATAA
- a CDS encoding HAD family hydrolase, producing MNEIKIIICDLDGTLLNEEEMMSELTINTIKKLKENGYLFGYATGRPICSIENLMEKWQMNKDIVDIVIGLNGGHIKDYRLNREEKCFQIDGKLIEKIITHFQGFPVNFGVYKDDYLAVFKDDDLAKRLATSDNIPYIVENFQDIYKSKQSKLIVITHPSDMKYIREHGQKLNHPHLKSLQAGQIEYEYMDPQLSKSLGLELVCSWHDLSLKNLLAFGDADNDAEMIRDAGIGVAMENASTLTKSYANYITGSHQNDGVAYFLLEKILGGNI from the coding sequence ATGAATGAAATAAAAATAATTATTTGTGATTTAGATGGAACATTATTAAATGAAGAAGAAATGATGAGCGAATTAACTATAAATACAATTAAGAAATTAAAAGAAAATGGTTATCTTTTTGGCTATGCCACAGGTAGACCAATCTGTTCTATTGAAAATCTTATGGAAAAGTGGCAAATGAATAAGGATATTGTAGATATCGTGATTGGATTAAATGGCGGACATATTAAAGACTACAGATTGAATAGAGAGGAAAAATGTTTTCAAATAGATGGCAAACTGATTGAAAAGATTATCACACATTTTCAAGGTTTCCCAGTTAATTTTGGTGTATATAAAGATGATTATTTGGCAGTTTTTAAAGATGATGATCTTGCCAAACGATTAGCAACAAGTGATAATATTCCATATATAGTAGAAAACTTTCAAGATATTTATAAGTCAAAACAAAGCAAACTTATTGTCATCACTCATCCATCAGATATGAAATATATTAGAGAACATGGTCAAAAATTGAATCATCCCCATCTCAAATCTTTGCAAGCAGGCCAAATTGAATATGAATATATGGATCCTCAATTATCCAAAAGTTTAGGTTTAGAGCTCGTATGTTCATGGCATGATTTGTCACTTAAAAATTTACTTGCTTTTGGAGATGCTGATAATGATGCTGAAATGATTCGTGATGCTGGAATAGGTGTGGCAATGGAAAATGCAAGTACACTTACGAAATCTTATGCAAATTATATAACAGGAAGCCATCAAAATGATGGTGTTGCTTATTTCTTATTAGAAAAAATATTAGGAGGAAACATTTAA
- a CDS encoding GGDEF domain-containing protein → MNKNLHIPESFQVDINDFYNAVVKSTENYIYIVDMKQNISLISDNMYEDFDLPGRIVEDLISVWGKLVHEKDQKRYQDSISDMLSCRTNEHNLEYQVLNRKKEYIWVVCRGLLTRDEDQNPIMFAGVVTPIGGRGKVDRTTGLLTQEECKNTIDLFQNQGYEKGGFLLLGLDNFSRLNNLKNHIFGDTVLRNIAQMIVSTVPHESSVYRFDGDEIAIFYPQATISDMKNIYQKIQFYTNHEHEIDGSSYFCTVSGGIAMLGEDAYDYLELIKCAMSALDASKKGGKNRCTVYSPELLKSNLYTMEIINQLQRSVLAGMKDFSLVYQPFVSSNGLELKGVEVLLRWTSETHGKIGPAEFIPLLESDNSIIPVGKWIMEQAFITCKEWLNFYPEFVMNINVSYLQIIDKDFIMFVKHLLSKYNLSPRHIVLELTESYFVTEMLILKDAFKSLRDIGIRFAMDDFGTGYSSLGLLSQSPADIIKIDRLFISFINDKDHSFNRSFIEAVIKLCHSVGISVCVEGVEYIDELNTVCDMNVDSIQGYYISKPMTKEEFEKKYCQKN, encoded by the coding sequence ATGAATAAAAATTTACATATTCCAGAGTCATTTCAAGTTGATATCAATGACTTTTATAATGCTGTCGTTAAGAGTACTGAAAATTATATATATATTGTTGACATGAAACAAAATATCTCATTGATTTCGGATAATATGTATGAAGATTTTGATTTACCAGGGAGAATTGTTGAAGATCTTATTTCTGTTTGGGGAAAATTGGTTCATGAAAAAGATCAAAAACGATATCAGGATTCTATTTCAGATATGCTCTCTTGTCGTACCAATGAACATAATTTAGAGTATCAAGTCTTAAATCGGAAAAAGGAATATATCTGGGTTGTATGCCGTGGCTTGTTAACACGTGATGAAGATCAAAATCCTATAATGTTTGCAGGCGTTGTGACACCTATTGGCGGTCGTGGAAAGGTTGATCGAACAACTGGCTTATTAACTCAAGAAGAATGCAAAAATACAATTGACTTATTTCAAAATCAAGGTTATGAAAAAGGTGGTTTTTTGCTTCTTGGATTAGATAATTTTAGTCGTTTAAATAATTTAAAAAATCATATTTTTGGTGATACTGTGCTCCGTAATATTGCTCAGATGATAGTTAGTACTGTACCACATGAATCTAGTGTTTATCGATTTGATGGAGATGAAATAGCTATTTTTTATCCTCAAGCAACAATATCTGATATGAAAAATATATATCAAAAAATACAGTTTTACACAAATCATGAGCATGAAATTGATGGAAGTTCATATTTTTGTACTGTTTCTGGTGGTATTGCTATGCTTGGTGAAGATGCTTATGATTATTTAGAATTGATAAAATGTGCTATGAGCGCTTTGGATGCTTCAAAAAAAGGAGGAAAAAACCGATGTACAGTTTATTCTCCTGAACTCTTGAAGAGTAATCTCTATACAATGGAAATAATTAATCAATTACAACGAAGTGTATTAGCAGGTATGAAAGATTTTTCACTTGTCTATCAACCTTTCGTAAGTTCAAATGGACTTGAATTAAAAGGTGTAGAAGTCTTGCTTAGATGGACATCAGAAACTCATGGAAAAATTGGACCAGCTGAGTTTATTCCACTTTTAGAATCAGATAATAGTATTATACCGGTTGGTAAATGGATCATGGAACAGGCTTTTATAACATGTAAAGAATGGTTAAATTTCTATCCTGAATTTGTTATGAATATCAATGTATCATATTTGCAAATTATTGATAAAGACTTTATTATGTTTGTAAAACATTTACTTAGTAAATACAATTTATCACCTCGTCATATTGTTTTAGAACTTACTGAAAGTTATTTTGTGACTGAAATGTTAATCTTAAAAGATGCTTTTAAAAGTTTACGAGATATTGGTATTCGTTTTGCAATGGATGATTTTGGAACAGGTTATTCTTCTTTAGGATTACTCTCACAATCTCCTGCTGATATTATTAAAATAGATAGATTATTTATTTCTTTTATAAATGATAAGGATCATAGTTTTAATCGTTCATTTATTGAGGCTGTTATTAAACTTTGTCATAGTGTTGGCATATCTGTTTGTGTAGAAGGCGTTGAATATATTGATGAATTAAATACTGTCTGTGACATGAATGTTGATAGTATCCAAGGCTATTATATTTCAAAACCTATGACTAAAGAAGAATTTGAAAAGAAATATTGCCAGAAAAATTAG